The following coding sequences are from one Selenomonas sputigena ATCC 35185 window:
- a CDS encoding ABC transporter substrate-binding protein, with amino-acid sequence MKRIFTAIFLICSLLAFTGCGGGGMKSKAGHLNLALWWFGETLDPAHAWDGWTLTRIGAGETLVAVNEHMEFVPQLADKWEHINATTWRFHIRPNVKFQDGTPMTPELVKASLERTMQENDRAKKALHAKEIRVDGENIVIETEEPNASLISALSDPLFIIVNTQADMSKVASTPVLTGPYTITEWKKGSEIQMKRNEHYWDGKPGLDTVTVKLFEDDTSRAMALQSGEIDLMQRMTEANRSLFADKPDYTIYETTGVRVFMVTPYQGDGIFTDKNLRKALAYMLDNDALAKSYGNSVAAGEPFPPSVPYGHTGQKVTYDPAKSEALFAAAGWKKNAQGMYEKDGKPLTLRFATWGTKTTLYEAIESQLRAGGIDVKMVHVQEPDKVDEVGGFDLLEEDWSVATTNDPYPWLRGMLYSKSGKNTNHSRYASPAFDAIIDEMATALDPAQKDALVMKAAQQIMEDQPSIYLIVPTTTVVGKSNVKNVKIFPLDYYLLTKDITVE; translated from the coding sequence ATGAAACGTATCTTTACCGCGATCTTCCTCATCTGCTCTCTACTGGCCTTCACAGGCTGCGGCGGGGGCGGCATGAAGAGCAAGGCAGGGCACCTCAATCTCGCCCTTTGGTGGTTCGGCGAGACGCTCGACCCCGCGCACGCCTGGGACGGCTGGACACTGACGCGCATCGGCGCGGGCGAGACGCTCGTCGCCGTCAACGAGCACATGGAGTTCGTGCCGCAGCTCGCCGACAAGTGGGAGCACATCAACGCTACGACATGGCGCTTCCACATCCGCCCGAACGTGAAGTTCCAGGACGGCACGCCGATGACGCCCGAGCTGGTCAAGGCGTCGCTCGAACGCACGATGCAGGAAAACGACCGTGCGAAGAAAGCGCTGCACGCGAAAGAAATCCGCGTAGACGGGGAAAACATCGTCATCGAGACGGAAGAGCCCAACGCCTCCTTGATCTCGGCGCTTTCCGACCCGCTCTTCATCATCGTCAACACGCAGGCGGACATGTCGAAGGTCGCCTCCACGCCCGTTCTCACGGGACCTTATACCATCACGGAATGGAAGAAAGGCTCCGAGATCCAGATGAAGCGCAACGAGCACTATTGGGACGGCAAGCCCGGGCTTGACACGGTCACGGTCAAGCTCTTCGAGGACGACACCTCGCGCGCCATGGCTCTGCAGTCGGGTGAGATCGACCTCATGCAGCGCATGACGGAAGCAAACCGCAGCCTTTTTGCAGACAAGCCCGATTATACCATCTACGAAACGACAGGCGTGCGCGTCTTCATGGTCACGCCATACCAAGGCGATGGCATTTTCACGGACAAGAACCTCAGAAAGGCGCTCGCCTACATGCTCGACAACGACGCTCTCGCCAAGTCCTACGGCAATTCCGTAGCAGCGGGCGAGCCGTTCCCGCCGAGCGTCCCCTACGGGCACACAGGACAGAAGGTCACCTACGATCCGGCGAAATCCGAGGCGCTCTTTGCGGCGGCAGGCTGGAAGAAGAACGCGCAGGGCATGTACGAAAAGGACGGCAAGCCCCTGACGCTGCGCTTCGCAACCTGGGGCACGAAGACGACGCTCTATGAAGCCATCGAGTCGCAGCTTCGTGCCGGCGGCATTGATGTGAAGATGGTTCATGTGCAGGAGCCGGACAAGGTCGATGAAGTCGGCGGCTTCGACCTGCTCGAAGAAGATTGGTCCGTCGCGACGACGAACGATCCGTACCCGTGGCTGCGCGGCATGCTCTACTCGAAGAGCGGCAAAAACACGAACCACAGCCGTTACGCCAGTCCCGCCTTCGACGCCATCATAGACGAGATGGCCACGGCGCTCGACCCCGCACAGAAAGACGCCCTCGTCATGAAGGCGGCGCAGCAGATCATGGAAGATCAGCCCTCGATCTACCTCATCGTGCCGACGACGACCGTCGTGGGCAAGTCGAACGTCAAGAACGTCAAGATCTTCCCGCTCGACTACTATCTGCTGACGAAAGACATCACGGTCGAATGA